cctctaattcagtcatattagataattcacaatagaaccaatcaaaaatgtttggtaagactgccgaaaagttcatttacattaaattggtCGTAATGCTACTAtacccataaaacatcattttagccataaatatgacaaaatgcaatctgatcttatttcagtagtcttatatcacttaaaattggtcTATGCAAAAAATGGTCTATTTATAGACCAACAATAAAAGAGtgccggtagtcaaaacgatcaattagtgagattgcagctttaaatacacctttttaagaccgctgtaaaattctAATGGTTTGcctcaatctttaaagctagcatactgtttaattgacagccatactttttgtttaaaagtgtcatgatatgtttgtacaatgtgtttatataattcattaaagaagtcaaaacaaatttgtttatcatgtaatttgttttctattatttaaatgacccagacgaaaattgggaacgtcagtgctagttcttttactgcTAATATCtaatgaagtttctattggtgtagcagcaagcaggtgttacattaaggatgcatcatataaaccaaattatacattcatatgcacaacatacaggcgtgtagccgcctatacgtgaatacgctgctgaaaaaaaaacatggttctGAAAAAAAGCACCGAAAtagcagtatgcgaacttgactacatgatccaaaaactggttattttccagtacaaaataatgcacatcGAAACGCacagaatgcactagattgcaccatggttttcaaaattttctgagggggcatgcccccgaactccccagcacatttatgaatccacatgaatagaggggtagctacgcccctgacattattgaaaccacagtgtggctaaacaacacttgtatgtttatcctacgcagtgatctcccatggaaaatgcaatcgtcaaagaatctaaaggggatgtttatatggactagatttgaaatacaagtgtttaaaaaagttgagtTCActcacgaagagaatcaaccatactcctcacttgttggagtaagatgaaaagtccacttaccgcgggaaagaaagtacattgaaaatattcatttgattcaattgactttatctttttataaatatgttgcaatacataaaatactttattttttataattgtttacccatgttgaattttatttggcaaatttattagagatttatatattaagaaactcagTTTTTTagtatgtgaatggtttggatcggcttcctcagccgctaaaggggttatgtttatgacatacttttttaaatctttcgaacttgagtttttgagtgaatttAAGCGAAGCGTACagggttttgaaaatgcatcttttacttggattttatagattgcttttacgaaataaagtattgtgAATCAAACtaagtgttaaagctaagctattgatggctggaaccctaaatgttgatatgtgctaaaatatatagtctttgaagtccaaaattttgaaatgcgttacaaacacgattcaacaaaaggctgttgcacaatcagttgattgacataatattcgagtatgtgttatctgcaccggCATGGGCTTGCTcccatcttttttaaaaatgcaattgaagtataaaagaaaatcaaccttgttactattatttctgcaaattcaataccaaggagtaaaataaatataagtgttcagatgcattacgagaaaaTCTGGTgtcaaaacatgagagagtctctttaaacagaaaagttttggcagatactcagtcagtcagatgatcataattgtataaataatagcttttaaACGTTGTCATTCCTGTTCATCAGAGGTCGATggtaatgcatagcatcatcgcactggagtacgagaacgttgtatacagagtatgtttaaactgaacatgcgtttgtttatttcgatgtcttaaaacgtttaaactgtttataggaactataacattatgaaacaacaattctGATTACAGAAACTCATTGGCtcaatctttccacatccgcccctccttcagaacagaaattgaatggcttaaaatgttgggcCGGGGAAGGTGTACTCCtctaatttatagtccgaaatagggcatttttatcttaatattgtattttccccgatattgactgagaatgtataaacggacgattcaaaggggtggagggacccccccccccctgaatctgcaattgagtacatgcattaataccgtctccgtagcctattggttaaggcgtagCCTATTGAAGTCGTAGTCGTGGGTTCATTCCATGGTACATTTAGCTCGATCCCTTTGCCGCGTGATGCCTGCCTCTCGGTACTTTAAGGATGAAAGTGGTTTAGTGGTGTAGGTTTCTGCTTCTTACCCACGActatgtgggttcgatccccaccaggggtactatCTCAtggatggcctctcaaaaatgacACAGTAACAGTTTCTagccaggaaacggactcgagagtgattttaTCAGCTAATCACCTTTAGCAAAATCgagcttgtttattttagttaaatttaaccaatgaaatttGTACCCCTTCATCggtgctttgaaaaataattaaatgaccctgtttgaagcaagtgctTGCGCTTTCACGGTAATCCTTGACCGAGTGGTCTTAAGGAATACATTCAGTGTTCTCTAACCTTAAAGTcgattaaaaattcaatattataaccaagTACCACCAGGAAGTATCTgtggaaaatgcaaaattaagcaaacagtttgattttttagatttattagtgaaatatgcattttgataaaacagttttctgaaaaggaataataaaactacacatctgacgcagttgtatataataaaactgctttagATTGCACACAAGTTGAAAATGCCGATGGTATACGCGAAATCAGGTAACAACTAGCATcttgcattgttattttcttgaatattctatcaatattaaattaattagcaattatatgatgacatgtatatatcccaaCTTTTTTTAACCCAGCAGCTGTAATACTGTGGAAATCTCCAACTGGTGATTTCTCCAATTTCTGTGTTCTCCAACTTCTATATTCTCCAATTGGtgaattttatcaatagaaattgactgtggaattctccaattggaaatttctccaattggagaaccgtttttacaaaatcataatttttgatttttttttagattttaataaagttaataactctagtactcaaaacataaatagaaatgtaattttctgttccaaattgtaatatttgatttttttcatattgctgattttttcccccgtttcggctcatatggaaaattctccaactggagtttgccaaaaccccgcgggggacctaaaatccaattggtggccaacgggagaaatcaattttggaattaaaattttcatatttcttaaaactttttttttaattttacttaaaatatttcttatttaatgggcaaactttctatgtgtcgcttttgaagttgatatctaaggtaataaaaaaactaagtttgcaagtaaaccggatttgcaaacttataccggataCTGTTcatacataattaatataataaactacACATGCAGCGCGTTGTGTCTGAAAGTGAAACTTATATCTTAGTTTTGGTGATAAAAAAGTTCAATTGATGTAAAAATCATACTTAAAAGCATATTCCGATTTAGCCTCTATTTTGAACATGAATCTGTATTTAAACATCCTTTTTGAATGAAATCAGAAGACTATTACAGTAATTATTTTGCCGTAAAATATACggtaaatatttgtgtttttatattttttgaaacacCCAATAAGACGAAACAAAACCGTTTGTTTACGGTTTCACGCCCTTTCCTACTTATTTCCGCCCCGTCAACGATGGAATACAGAGAAATTCTTATAATGtaaatagtattttatatataaaacaatcacaGACCGATTCTGCCGCCTATGATGGCCACGATGTAATTCTAACTAATGTTTGTACCACACTTAAAAAGTGTGatgatgtaaaatatttcattctcTGTTTGAAACGAACGCATTTTGTATTTATACCAAGACCTGCGCTAGCAACGAAACACAGTAGATGATTAATTTGATATTGAACAAAACACACAATTGATTCCCCTGAGACGAAATTTTGAATTgtcatttaaacttaaattctTGTAAATAACAAGTCCATGCTTTGTAATAATAGTAAGGCTGATTTGAAAATGATGCCATTTTGTTCTCATTTCCTATATTCACATAAAGctcaaatcaatacatacacacagATTTATTTCTGAGTACAATATGGTAACAATTTCTTGAAGTTAATTTTAgggcacacacacacaccaacacAAGAAATGCACAAACTCACACTCGTGCACACACTCACAGGCACAAAAGACACTTATGCACGTACGCACACATGCACTCACTCAAACACGCACTCAAAGTCACATGAAATACATtcatacaaacatacacactCATGATCACATCGAACATAcccatacacacacacacacacacacacacacatacacgaaCACACGAAAGTATATGATTGAACCATATGTGGCAGTATCAGTCGGAAAAGTATActatacggtgtaaccataggtGGCATTATCAGTCAGATAAGTATATGGTGCAACCACATGAGAAAGTATATATCAGAAAAGTATACCATGTAACCATAggtgacagtatcagtcagagaaatatacggtgtaaccataaGGGGCGGTATCAGCCAGGGAAATATCCAGTGTAAAAACAGAAGGCACTATCATTCAGAGAAATATATGGTGAAACCAAATGGGGCAATATCAAccagaaaaataaacagtgtGACCACATGGGATAGAATCACATAGAGAAGTTGTCGGAGTAACCATAGGGGACAGAATCAGAGAGAAAAGTATCCGGTGTAACCACAGGGGaaagtatcagtcagagaagtatacagTGTAACCATACGGGACAGTTAAAGTCAAAGAGGTAGATGGTGTTAGAGTAGCAGAAAGCATCAAGCtgggaaatatattttgaaactataGTACGCAGTATAAGCCAGAGAAGTATGCTTAGTAAcaatagggggcagtatcagtcagagaagacTACCTTGTAACCAtaggggcagtatcagccagagaAGATTATCTTGTAACCATAGGGGACAGTGTCAGTCAGAGAAGTATGCCTTGTAACCATAGGGACATTAGCAGTCAAAGAAGAATATATTGTAAACATAGAGGACAGTGTTAGTCAGGGAAGTATTTGGTATAGCCTAAGAAGACCAGTTAAGTCAGAAAAGTATAAGGTGCAAACACAGGGGCAGGTATCAGTCAGAAAAGTACACAGTATTACCACAGGGGATAGTATCAGTCAGGGAAATATACAGTATAACCACCGGGGAAAGTCTCAGTCAAAAAAGTATACCGTGTAACCACAGGAgatagtatcagtcagagaagtatacggtgtaaccacaGGAGATAGTATCAGTCAGAGGAGTATACCGTGTAAACTAAGGAgatagtatcagtcagagaaatACACGGGGTTACCACGAGAGATAGAATaaggtgtaaccataggggacTGAATTGGTCAGAGAAGGAAAtagtgtaaccatagggggcagatCAGTCAGAGATGTATACGTGTAATCACAGTGGACAGTATaagtcagagaagtatacggtgtaaccacaGGCGATACTTTCAGTTAAAGAAGTAAACGGTGAAACGACATCAGAtggtatcagtcagagaagatTACGGTGTAACCACAGGTGATAGTATCAGACAGAGAAGATTACGGTGTAACCACAGGTGATAGTATCAGACAGAGAAGATTACGGTGTAACCACAGGTGATAGTATCAGACAGAGAAGATTACGGTGTAACCACAGGTGATAGTATCAGACAGAGAAGATTACGGTGTAACCACAGGTGATAGTATCAGACAGAGAAGATTACGGTGTAACCACAGGTgatagtatcagtcagagaagatTACGGTGTAACCACAGGTGATAGTATCAGACAGAGAAGATTACGGTGTAACCACAGGTGATAGTATCAGACAGAGAAGATTACGGTGTAACCACAGGTGATAGTATCAGACAGAGAAGAATACGGTGTAAACACAAAAGATAGTTTAAGTCAGAAAAGTATATGGagtaaccatagggggcagtatcagacAAAGATTTATATGGTGCTACTAAAGGGGTCAGAGTCAGCCTGAGAAGTATGCGGTGTAACCACAGGTgatagtatcagtcagagaagtataatTGTAATCACAGGggtcagtatcagtcagagtAGTATACGTGTTATCACATAATGGAAGTATGAGTCAGAAAGGTATAAAATGTAACCATAGGGGCAGTATCACTCAGAGAAGTATATGTTGTAACCATAGGGGAAATATCATTTAGAGACGCAAACAATTTAACCATACGGGGAAGTACCAATCAGTGATAAAGGCATACTGTGTACCCGTAATCTATAGGGGGCAGTGTCAGCCCGAGAAGTATACAGTGTAACCACAGGGGGCAGTATTAGCTACAGAAATAAACATTGAAGTCCTATGACACTGTGTCAGTCTGAGAAGAATACAGTTTCATCATTGAGGGGCAGTAACTTTCAGAAAAGTAAGCAGTGTAACCACAGGGGGCGGTACCAACATAAGAAGTATACGatgtaaccatagggggcagtatcagtcagagaagtgtACAGTGAGGTTTTAAggcattaatatatattaaatgcatttatgataAGAATGGGatacaaacaaatttcaaaaagcgctgatatgtttataataacagaaataatatatttaacaatctCTTACACAAACTGCCGCCTATGCTAGCAATAATATAATACAGAGACCTTTTAATTAATAGATATATacatacagttgaacaccgctattccgaacacAGTTTATCcaaaattatcgctatttcgaattTTTTTCGGGTCCCTAcaatttcggataaacggtgttctaCTGTACATGAAATCATCTCTGCACAGATACCGCCACCTTTGATGGCAACGCTGTaccattaataaatgttaatatcatCTTAAAAATAGTCTGAAAAAGTGAGATAAAGCGATTcgatgttatgtttaaacacaacccattttaaattaataccaAGACATACGCTGTGTACTAAACACTGCAGCTTATCAATTCAATATTGAATCGAACACGGAACAATCGCAGGCACAAAAAACGTTCACACACAAGTGCAACGCACGCACACATGCTAGCACATATGCATGCTCTCACACTCACACGCAGACACGTACGCACACACACGTTTAAGCTCACACGCTTTCCAATTGTGGAATAACTTCtgttttaaaaggaaattaaagaGGTGCTTATAAATATCTCAAATAACTTGGAAAATGGATAGCAATAAAGTCaccatataaaaaaatataccatttaCATCAAACGTGAAACCTCATTGTGATATAACTGCTTTGTGTTGCTTACCTGGCCACTGACGTTGTTTCTGCCGGTCTGCTAAATCTGATGCCACCTGGTCAAATCTGCCAATTGCTGTGCATGAGGCCAGCAGCTGTTCTGTGGCGGGGTCCCTTGTGAACTTGAAGTATAACACACTTTTTTTACCTCTGATGTCTTTAAGGGCTGACTGAAGACCGACTAATTCCTTAATCGCTCTTGTTCCAGATATGAACAGCTGGTTGTTGTTGACCTCCTGGGCTTTAAGCTTGACCTTGAGTTTCTCAGTGGCAGCTATTATGTCTTGGCAATTTGATTTCAGTTCACTTAAGACGCTCTCTGATTTCCGTTTGTTCTGCTCAATTTCTTCCAGTAACTTATGTTCCCTCTTATCCAGGTATTGTTTGATTTCATTCCTGAACTTTCGAAGCTCATTGATATTTGTAAAGCTCTCttcatcaatatatttcatgccCGCTTGTATGTTGTCTGAAAGGTTGCCGATGTCATTGACCATCTGGACAAGTCCTGCCTTCAGACCGTTGTATTCTGGGCCCTCCTTGTACCGCTTTGCCACTTGAGAAATCCTTTCAATGGTGCATGAGCTGTGTTCTTTATCAGCCAAGCAGTCTCCACACAGAAGTGTCTCGTGATTAGgacaaaagtattttataaactCTTCGGCATGGCGTtgacatgtttccgtaaaatgCTTATTCTCACTCTCTGGTTGGAGTGAAGAAGGCATGGTACTCTTGTCCTGAAGAGGGTGGCTTTTGGTAAACGTCATGTTCCTGTGTACTCGGGCACAGTTGGAACACAGGAACTCCTTGCAGACGGTACAGAAGGCATCAGAAGGGATGTCCTTGCCATCGTTCGCACATGTCTGGCAGAATGTGTTGTCAGACACCGATCCTGTTCCCTCGGGTGCCTTTTTCCCTGAGACTGCATCCATCTTGAGTCTAAAATCATAATTTGATTGTCAAATATACACTCGGTTTACGAAGTTCTAAACGATTTACAGGAGCGGACCCAGGAGTTGATGTTCGAGGGGGAAAACAAAGGAACGTAATATTTTGACATGCGGGACTCCCTCAGAACAGTGACAGAATTTGTGACAGTGTAGGTAGGGGGGTACTCCCCACAGAaagtttttaaatttgaaagcttcaatggtgcatttttgcatattttattaccttcttctgctatattgaaataaaagagaaaacatGGACAAATTAAGTGAGCATGCGCCCGGTGCTACCCATAATGTGCTGGTGATTTTTGCCGTCAACCTTGCACCACCCCAACAATTAATTTCTACAAATAACTATAGTTGAAATCTAGTGGAGAAAATGTGCGAACATCACACAAGaatgcaccattttaaattGAAGGTAGCTAAAAGTTTGGTTTGAGACCTCCTGGAAACACTTACAAgagctcgactacgccgctttaacttagaaatgaatacaataacgatgtaatatgtgcctgtcaaaagcaataaaacaatcaaattaaaaagtgaacaagaatcgcgatgtgacaaaaccagctTTTTAATgtttggcagaagagattcagtttcaactgctttcttctattttttttgtaacgGTGACCTTGATTCTAAGGGCCCAAACACAATCTCATAAAAATCCTCCATacactcttcctacatatcaagtttggtcacagtatgtcaaccataactgaaactGTAATCTAGTTTTAGTATCTCGGGGCCCAACACAATCTCAGAAAAGGtttctataaactcttcctatacaCCATGTTTGGTCACAATGTGTAGACCCTAATACTTAAGTaattcaataccaaccctttttctaatCATAGTTACCTTGACCTTAATCGTAGGGGCCTCAAAAgcattcccataaaaggtctcttcgtatataccaagtttcgtCTCTTTATGTCAACCCTGGCTAAAATTGTTCGATACATAAGATGCCTTtaatgctgccctcccaccagcacgcccgaacaatgacgcaagacattcaaataacttgttttcccttaaTGAAAaagtggttaagaatataaacatgtgtttttagaaggaaattaaaatcaaatttaaaaaaaatcattaaaaaaatcacgccataatttgtatttagggttaaaatggagttatgtttcttgttgtaagatggtcgtcaataattttgaattttattaaatgcaatttgaatgaaaggtgtagaagttttttttattaaaatcccaacttgcccttaaatttagcttgccctaaaactttgaCCTAAGTCAAGCAGGGgcaataacttgtattaaggataatatggtataatgtaacctcattgtgtgatggttctGAACAATTTtaggtgatggtcctgaacaattttgtgaagtattaagtcaattgaatgaaaggtatataAGTTATTAATAGAAACCCCAACCtgccctcaaactttaacctaagttccatagtcaatcaggggccataatttgaataaaagataacatggggccgtattcaataagcatcttagttaatatttttaacttagTGTGAATTTCGTAACTTTtgacaaagatttttttaaatacccgctacttttcatcagatttattcatatgcataaattgtttagaccattttcttgcttatttttatatttttgttgtacaaacattgtccgttttcttaaaattgaaattagaaactagaagcgccgaaaccaggtttttgttatgggcaatcagaaattatagccaattgatttgttgtatgagcaagttcaatctgcagcttcatataagctatattcacattaagattcatcactatccatcaattctaactaagttgttgggtagaaaaacatttttctatttttaggaacagtgaccttgaccccacctcccaagctagctattcacataagctaccttcgctctaagtttcatcaatatctatcaatgcttaCTAAATTtactgggcagaaaccattttctatttttagtaacagtgaccccacccccctcaaaagaaattccaagcttgctcttcacataagctactagtacctacacacaaaatttcgtcaatatctatcaatcctaactaaagttattggacatttttctatttctagtaacagtgaccttgaccttagctccaccaccctcaaaagcaatcccaagctagctctgtacataagctacctacacaccaagttttatcaatatctatcaatgctaactaaagttattgggcggacaccatttttaaatttttaataacagtgaccttgaccttagccccacacCCCTCAAaggcaatcccaagctagctctttacataagctacccacacaccaagtttaatgCTTGTGCACTTACGTGTGTGGAGATGTAATGCATGTGCGCGTACGCCTGTTGGGGTAGAGGGAGTGTTTGTGCGCGTACGTGTGTGGAGATGAGGGGTTATGTGTTCGCGTACGCGTGTTCGGGGTAAAGGGAGTGTTTGTGTGCGTACGCGTGTTCGGGTCAGAGAGTGTGTGTGCGCGTACGTGTGTTTGAGGAGAGGGAGTGCGTGTGCGCGTACGTGTGTTCGGGGAGAGGCAGTGCGGAGGCACGTACGTGTGTGAGGGGAGAGGGAGTGCATGTGCACGAACGTGTGTGAGGGGAGAGGGAGTGTGTGTATACGAACGGGTGTTCGGGGAGAGAGAGTGTATGTACGTGTACGTTTGTGGGATATAGGTAGGGGCGTGTGCGCGTACGTGTGTTCGGGGAGAGGGAgtgcgtgtgtgcgtacgtGTGTGGGAGGAGAGGTAGTGCGTGTGCACGCATGTGTGGTCGGGGAGAGGGAGTGCGTGTGTTCGGGGAGCGGGAGTGTGTGTGCACGTACATGTGTACGGGGAGAGGGAGTGCGTGTGCACGTACGTGTGTTCGGGGAGATGGAGTGTATGTTCGCGTACATGTGTGGTGGATAGGGAAAGCGTGTGTGTGTACGCGTGTTGGGTAGAGGAAGAGTTTATGCGCATACGCGTGTTTGGGAGAGGCAGTGTGTGTACACATCCGTGTGTTCGGTGAGAGGGTGTGCGTGTACACATTTCCTAATAAccgtcttttttattttttatgcgagtactggtatatatattttttttcaatacttaCACGAATGCTAATCTGTATTAGATTTAAGGCTCCCATTTTGGCCTGGTAAATAATAGTGTCCCCTCCggtatttatgaatgttttgaaatatacatatatcatagaccatttttaattattttgaacgCTTGTGTAAATACATTGAATTAAAGTAAACAGTCGATATAAATCACTCGCGAGTCCGTTCAGTACGCCCGTGTTTCCATAGAACATGAGATTATTTCCCcggtggggcttgaacccacaacaTCTTGGGTGAAAGGTCGATACCTATACCACAAGTGCACTCTCTTGGACCGGTTCAAATATCATGATATATATGCGTGTACTTAAATGGATATGAGTGAAACTGCACCTCCTATATGATTTTAATGCtggtatatttgtttatttatcacACTACGGTGGAACATGTGACATGACGATTGGTGACACATTTTTCCGATAtcttaaatatgaattattataacAAGATACAAGTAACATGATACACcattctttatttaaagccgggtctatgataacaagaaacattaactGAATGAGCTATTTTTTTCGAGTTTACATGTCACCTAAACCACGTGACTTAAGCCAAAAAAGAAATGTGTGTTTATCACATGATTTCTAGTCCGACATCCCTgtaaattttcataattatattacaataGTGGTTTGTACGCCGGGGTTAAATATtgcattgtgttttagtggGTTGTATGTCGTGGTCGTGGATGGTTGGAGAGGGTTGGGGAAGTCGGCGGAGGGGAGTGGCTAAAACCCGGACACCTCTTTAATTTACGAACGTCTAACGTGTTTAATACTGTATTGAGTTTTCTTTGGTTGTAGGTCGTTGTTGTAGGTGGTTGGAGAGGGGAGGGGAAGTCGGAGGAGGGGAGTGGCTAAAACCCGGACACCTCTTTAATTTACGAACGTCTAACGTGTTTAATACTGCATTGAGTTTTCTTTGGTTGTAGGTCGTTGTTGTAGGTGGTTGGAGAGGGGAGGGGAAGTCGGAGGAGGGGAGTGGCTAAAACCCGGACACCTCTTTAATTTACGAACGTCTAACGTGTTTAATACTGTATTGAGTTTTCTTTGGTTGTAGGTCGTTGTTGTAGGTGGTTGGAGAGGGGAGGGGAAGTCGGAGGAGGGGAGTGGCTAAAACCCGGACACCTCTTTAATTTACGAACGTCTAACGTGTTTAATACTGTATTGAGTTTTCTTTGGTTGTAGGTCGTTGTTGTAGGTGGTTGGAGAGGGGAGGGGAAGTCGGAGGAGGGGAGTGGCTAAAACCCGGACACCTCTTTAATTTACGAACGTCTAACGTGTTTAATACCGCACTGAGTTTTCTTTGGTTGTAGGTCGTTGTTGTAGGTGGTTGGAGAGGGGAGGGGAAGTCGGAGGAGGGGGGTGGGTATTCTATGAGGAAAtctcaaatacatattttatatacttcATTTCAAAGTGTAGATGTGTTGTAGACTCCTTAATTTGCATGCAGGTGAAAAAATGACGAACAGTCACATTTAACAATGTGtcacaatatataataatacgTATCGTATGTagatttatggaaaaatattatttaaagtattatgAAAGTGTTTTCAGGAAAATCAGCTGTAGCGATTTGAGcctatttaaaatttatttttattccccGGCGTCTTCCCCACAACAATCGCCATAACTAGCATATAAAGTATAGTATAGATTAGTAGCCCCAGCCACAACTATCCCCGCC
The sequence above is drawn from the Mya arenaria isolate MELC-2E11 chromosome 14, ASM2691426v1 genome and encodes:
- the LOC128217891 gene encoding uncharacterized protein LOC128217891, producing MDAVSGKKAPEGTGSVSDNTFCQTCANDGKDIPSDAFCTVCKEFLCSNCARVHRNMTFTKSHPLQDKSTMPSSLQPESENKHFTETCQRHAEEFIKYFCPNHETLLCGDCLADKEHSSCTIERISQVAKRYKEGPEYNGLKAGLVQMVNDIGNLSDNIQAGMKYIDEESFTNINELRKFRNEIKQYLDKREHKLLEEIEQNKRKSESVLSELKSNCQDIIAATEKLKVKLKAQEVNNNQLFISGTRAIKELVGLQSALKDIRGKKSVLYFKFTRDPATEQLLASCTAIGRFDQVASDLADRQKQRQWPALNQSRTDLSQSQFRKLPDIPVKALTDTNNCCLSSVVLLPGDRLILADWYNCSIKLVDTLTNRVVSKVNLPGDPWDLCLLPGNRAAITLPGLKKIQFLSTQGNVTQQDVVKVDGECRGIDFCDDNLIVSFTNPGKVVLMDMKGKVKKSVYKDSSGKPLFKSTWYLTVTRESQTPPVIYVSNMLTNTITKLSISLEVLKSYQDPILRSPCGLTAVGDNQLLVCGRNSDNILLLDTPTGKITQLLGKEEGIESPCSVAYCPLKKMLFVTCSQDGRPDSDNFVKVLNLV